The sequence TGCGATTCCTGCAGGGCGAATCGTTCGCGGATCTCGACAGGGGCCGAACGGTAATTCAGACCCACGACCATGATGTACATCCCTTCTCACTCCCCTATCTCATGAACCATTCAAAACGCCCTCTATATCAAAGTAAGATTGCGTACGTATCGAATTCCGAACGGTCAAACATCCTCATTATACCATAGGCTGTCCCAAAACCGCCGACGAAATTTGACAAGAGTATGTCAGCTTCGACATTCACCGTGACAACAGCCCATGCATAACATGCTAACACAAAACACTCCCAAGGGGGTTTTCCCATGAAGCATTGGCAAAAAGTTGCGGTCGCAACTTCCCTTGGCGCGATGCTGTTTACGTTGACAGCATGCGGAGGTGACAGCTCCAAGACCGACAACGGAAAAACGGAAACCGTCCGTGTGACCGAAGTCATCCGCTCGATCTTCTACGCGCCGCAGTACGTGGCGATTGAAAAAGGCTACTTCAAAGACCAAGGCCTCGACGTCCAACTCGACACCGCATGGGGCGGTGACAAAGCGGCCACCCGTGTGCTAGCCGACCAAGACGAAGTCGCCCTCGTCGGCGCCGAAACGACGATCTTCGTTCAACAACAAGGCTCACCGGACGCCCTCGTCTCATTCGCCCAAGCCACCCAGCGCGACGGTTCCTTCCTCGTCGCCCGCCAGAACGTCACGAACTTCGACTGGTCTCAACTCAAAGGCAAGTCCCTGCTCGGCTCTCGCGCCGGCTCCATGCCGGAGATGGTCTCCGAATACGTTCAGAAGCAACACGGCATCAAGCCGCTGACCGACAACCAAATCATCCAAAACATCGCGTTTGACAACCAAGCGGCAGCGTTTGCCTCGGGCACGGGGGACTTTTTCCA comes from Tumebacillus amylolyticus and encodes:
- a CDS encoding ABC transporter substrate-binding protein, whose amino-acid sequence is MKHWQKVAVATSLGAMLFTLTACGGDSSKTDNGKTETVRVTEVIRSIFYAPQYVAIEKGYFKDQGLDVQLDTAWGGDKAATRVLADQDEVALVGAETTIFVQQQGSPDALVSFAQATQRDGSFLVARQNVTNFDWSQLKGKSLLGSRAGSMPEMVSEYVQKQHGIKPLTDNQIIQNIAFDNQAAAFASGTGDFFQAFEPAASLLEKQGQGHVVASFGQDSGKLPYTVFMAKASYLKSHPETAQKFTNAVQKAQTYLHSTAPEEIAQVIKPYFTDVDQDILVRVVQRYQNSDAWPTDTLIDQQEFDNMKKIMQDAGQLQQDVPYEKVVQPSFAEKAKQN